A window of Cryptomeria japonica chromosome 3, Sugi_1.0, whole genome shotgun sequence contains these coding sequences:
- the LOC131874013 gene encoding uncharacterized protein LOC131874013 has translation MGNNEIGQWTSLYFANAYTNDRASKPTEVSERLLNLIPQVLNEADNELLISRVSKEEVKDAVFAMATFKALGPDGFPPAFFQVFWETVKYDLTKATRDFIRTGNLLKKLNNTFIVLVPKVLDPKLMSDYRPISLCNSVY, from the coding sequence ATGGGGAATAATGAAATTGGTCAATGGACTTCCCTTTATTTTGCTAATGCCTACACGAATGATAGGGCCAGTAAACCTACTGAGGTCAGTGAAAGGCTCCTCAATCTCATCCCTCAAGTCTTGAATGAGGCTGATAATGAGCTGCTGATAAGTCGAGTGTCCAAAGAGGAAGTTAAAGATGCGGTTTTCGCTATGGCTACCTTTAAGGCCCttggacctgatggcttcccccCTGCTTTCTTTCAGGTCTTCTGGGAAACAGTGAAGTATGATCTAACTAAAGCTACCAGGGACTTCATACGCACTGGAAACCTCCTAAAGAAATTGAATAACACTTTCATTGTTTTGGTGCCCAAAGTTCTTGACCCGAAGCTTATGTCTGACTATCGGCCCATCAGCCTGTGTAACTCGGTCTATTAA